The stretch of DNA ACTGGATGGAAAATCAGGGTGGCATTGGCGAGGGCTCTAGCATCAAACCCAAGTGTTATTCTAGTAGACGAGGGTTTTGATCACCTTGATAGCGAATATGTGAAATGCTGTTTAAAAAATATTGTTCGATATGCTAAAGAGAAAAAAATAACGATCCTAGCTGTTACACATAAGGATCTAGATATATGTGAGAAAACCATAATCATGAAAGAAGGCAATATAGATTCTATTATTGAAAAATATGCAGAGCAAAATATCTGATATTATTAGTTAAGAATTTTACACACCCTATGAGCAAAGCTAACCTTCCAGAATATATGATCTAACCTAGTATACAGAGGAATGAGAGAATAGTTTAAACCCCTACATAAAAATAATATATATGGCGGGGGTGCCCGAGCGGGTCAAAGGGGGCGGACTCAAGATCCGCTGGCGTAGGCCTGCGTGGGTTCAAATCCCACCCCCCGCACTACATAGCAGAATATGTAGCCGAGAACCTAATTAAAGATTTCTAAGGCTAAGCTAGAGCAAGAGTGTATAGAATAAAAATATATTAAGCCCAGAGAACCTAAGATCGCCGATATAAGCATGGCCCTCCACAGCTAATTATATTCTTCCTTAATATCTGGCATGCCCAAATTCACTGTAGTGTCATCTCATCTCCTCTCTACGGCTCTCTCTTGCTAGGGCTCTAGAAGCTAAAGTCTACAAGTACTCCTTGTTAGACAATCCTATAGATCTTAATAAACCTAATGCTATACTGTTATAGAAGTGTGTCTTTCGTGTAAAGCTGTGAATTTCCTACTTCTAATTCTATCTGTGATCAGAAGATACGTCTCCTTCCCAACCCTCTAGTGCAGGATTTCTGCTGGAGTCTCGAGGATCACCCCTTTGTAAGCGATACTCTACTAAGGATGGATTAGAAGATTAAAACCTAATCCCATCTTAAAAGGCGAGGGTTGATAATATGTTTATTGTAATTAATCGCTTTATATATTCTTTTCCACTAATTTATTATGGAGAAACCGTGGAAGGTATAGCTGATCTACCATTACACAGTGGTGCTGTTCCAGAGTGGCTATATAGATATATGGAGAGGCTTGGGAGAGCAATACTGAGGGTTTTGATCGAGGAATTCGGGGCTTCTGAGGTTGTAAGAAGATTCTCAGATCCTCTTTGGTTCCAGGCTTTTAATAATGTGATTGGAATGGATTGGGATAGCAGTGGATCTACAACTGTTGTGCTAAGGGTTTTGAAGAATGTGAGTTGGAGCGAGGATCTTGGTTTTCTTGTTATGGGCGGTAAAGGGGCGGAGTCGAGAAAGATCCCGGAGGAGAGTCCTGTCGCGGCGAAGAGATTAGGGTTGGGAGAGGAGTGGGGTAGAGAGATCCAGAGGATAAGCTATATAGGGGCTAAGGTGGATGGGGTTCTTCTACAGGATGGGCATAGCATCTATATCCATGGCATAATAGTCTCCTCAGATGGCTCTTGGACTATTATCCAGCAGGGGATGAATATCGATAGGGGCTATGCTAGGAGATACCATATATCTAGTGTATCATTTAAAAGCCTACCTCTAGATCCTCATGAGGGGGTTGCATCAAACGACATTCTAAAGCCTCTGAATCTCATGGATAGGGATTCCATGGAGACTATAAAGGCTATAGAGGATCTTGTATCCCAAGGGGCGTCAAAGATAATAAGGGATATAGCCCTTGTTGATGCATGTATAAGAGGTAGAAGGACTCTAATCGGAGACCCTTGTAAGGGTGTTAAAAGGGAGTTTTCCATAGGATATTATAAACCGGTGAGGATCGATAGATCTCTTATAAATACAATAAACAGGATCCAGTTGGAAGGGGCTAGAAAGATCATAGATCTCCTGGGGATTAGAGGTCTTGGACCAGAGACTATGAGAGCTCTAACACTAGTTGCAGACCTCATATATGGTTACACACCCTCTAATAAAGATGTGGTGAGCCACCCAATAGATCCTTTTAAATACTCATACGCCCACGGAGGAAAAGACGGTGTTCCATATAGAGTTAGAAGAGATCTTATTGAGAGAACAATAATAACCTTAGAAGAGGCTGTTGAAAGGGCTAAGCTAGGTGATAGGGAGAAGATAGAGAGTTTAAAGAGGATCTCCAGATTCTCATCTCTAGTCCTTGGCTATAAACCTTAAAACCATGCTTATTACATTCTATACAGCCTATATCTCTGGTGAGCTTTAATAGATATCTATATCGAAGCACTAGTGATCTTCGCAACAGGGTTCTTAGGAGGATTAATAGGAGCCCTAACAGGTCTTGGAGGGAGTGCGATTGCATCACCTATATTGGTTAACTATCTAGGAGTCCCTCTAAGGGTTGCTATAGGCTCAGGTATCATAGCAACGATAGCTAATAGCAGTACTAGTGGGGCTAGCTACCTAGCTAAAGGCCTAGCTAACCTAAGAGTCGGCTATTCCCTAGCTATAGCAACAATGCTGGGATCTATTATAGGTGTAACCATAAATCTATATGTTCCAACAAAAACCCTCTACATAATATTCGGGGTAGTATTGATGATAGCCCCCCTACCAGGCCTCTTCTCCAGAGGATCTGGTGGTGAGTTTGTGAAAAAATATAACGCCCAAGACCCAATATCAGCTAGGCTTGGACTTAGAGGAACATATTATGATGAGAGGAAAAGGGCTACAATAGAATACTACGGATCTAATTATATACTCTCATTCCTCTCAATGCTTGGCGCAGGAATAATATCGGGTATGCTTGGTATAGGAGCTGGGGCTTTCAAGGTCCTCTCAATGGACTATATATTGGGCCTGCCATTCAAGGTCTCAACCGCTACAAGCTCCTTCATGATAGGCCTTACAGCCACCTCAGGCGGGATACAATATATGGTGTTAGGATATACAGATCCCCTATTAGTAGCCCTTCTAGCTCCAGGGGTTATATTGGGATCATATGTATCGTCAAATATACTTAACAAGCTTACAAGCAGAGCCCTCAGGATCATATTTACAGCGGTTGTTTGGTTCCTAGGTATAAATATGATTAGCAGGGGGATCTAGAATATGAAGCAAAAACCCCTTGAGATGTTTGTGAACCTAATATTGAGATCCTCAGTTATACTCTCATTAATATTGATAGTAATAGGCCTTATAGCGCTCTTCATACGAGGATCAGCAGCAGAACCGGTAGGGGATAGTAGTGGGCTTAGATTTAGAGGTTTAAATATAGATAGAGCCTTCGAAAAAATAACATCTGGAGATCCTCTGGGGATATTATGGATAGCTATTGCATCGCTAATAGGGGGTGTGATAGCCTCCATAGCTGTGTCGGCATATAGAGCATATAGATTAGGGGATAAAGTCCTAGCAATTGTATCAATAATTTTAATTATAATAGTAATGCTCTCAGCAGCTATAGGCATCCTCTTTAGATCGCCGCACTAAAGCGATATCTTAAATAGTTAAAGATTTTAAAGGGGTTAGCTATGTTTTACCTCTTCTAGAAGATCTCATAGAGATAAACCCTGTCAAGGCTATTGAGATAGCTAGGATAATAGCTGTAGCTAGATGTAGATTTACGAAGAGTATCTGGGGAGATGTGTATATATGTAAGCCTAGAGAGACCTGGACTAGGGTTATCAATAGCGTTATAGCAGATGCTATTCTCAACCTAGTACTCCCTCTTTTAAAAGAATTATATGTTAGATAAGCCACCAATATGAGGCCTAGGATTCCTATAGATGCATGGATATCCCTTAGATAGTATAGCCTCTCAACATATAGTCCCAAGACGATCTGAAATACAACACCTATGCCTACTAACATACTCACTATCCCAACGACTCTCAAAGGGACACCATATTAAAGGATAAAAGCCCCTACATATATTATAAATATGGCGGGGCAGGATAGCGGGGTAGGGCAGCCAGGTAGCCCGCGGGGCTCATAACCCCGAGGTCGGTGGTTCAAATCCACCCCCCGCTACCAGATCCCCGCCACCAATTTTCTAACTATGTTTTTGGTTACTGATATATTGATGCCAAGAGCATTAATAATATTATTATAGGCTTTGCAGGATTAGTGGATTGGGTGGAATATACTGGGTAAGTGGGTGGTCACAGCCGCATGGCCATATATAAATAGCGTTCCCCATCTAGGCACGATATTACATCTACTCGGGGCAGATATAATGGCTAGGTTTCTAAGGATGTTAGGAGAGGATGTAATCTCTGTCTCGGGATCTGATGAACATGGCACACCCATAGAGGTTGAGGCTAGGAAGAAGAATATAGATCCGAGGAGGTTGACCGATGAAGCGCATAGCTATATAGTTAAGCTTTTAAGGAGGTGGAGAATAGAGCTTGACAATTATTCGAGAACAGAATCGGAGGTACACAAGCAATTTGTGAAGGAATTCATGTTGAGGCTTGAGAGTAAGGGCTATATATTTACGCAGAAGATGGTTCTTCCATATTGTGAGAGGGATAAGATCTTCCTCCCCGATAGATTCGTTGAAGGTAAATGCCCTAGATGCGGCTATCCCAATGCGAGGGGTGATCAGTGTGAGAACTGCGGATCTCTTTTAGACCCCCTAGATCTTATATCACCTAGGTGCGCGATCTGTGGCTCGAGGCCTGTCCTCAGAGAGACGATACATTGGTTTTTCGATCTTAAGAAGCTTGAAGAGCCTATTAGAAAATGGCTTGAGGGGAATAGAGGTCTCTGGGATAATGTTAGGAACTACTCGTTGAATTGGATCAAAGAAGGCCTTAAGCCAAGATCGATAACTAGGGATAATGAGTGGGGTATAGAAGCCCCTTTCAAAGGGGCTGAGAGGAAGACTATATATGTTTGGTTCGAAGCCCTTCTAGGCTATCTATCAGCATCTAAGGAGGTGCTTGAAAGAAGAGGGAGATCCTTTGAGGAGTTCTGGTATGATAGAAATACCAAGACCATATATTTCATTGGAAAAGACAACATACCATTCCATGCCGTGATTTTACCTGCGATGTTAATAGCTTCAGATGATAGATATCCATTGCCAGCTGTGATCTCATCGACGGAATATCTGCTCTATGAGGGTGAGAAGTTCAGCAAAAGCAGGAGGATAGGGCTTTGGGCTGATGAGGCTCTATATATATTAGAAGATCCTGATTACTGGAGATTCTCTCTAGTAAGGATGAGACCGGAGGAGAGGGATACCAATTTCAGCTGGAAGGAGTTTATAAGGATAGTTAACTCCGAGTTGAACGATGATATAGGGAACTTCATATATAGGGTTCTGAGCTTCATAGATAGATACTTCGAATCTAAAGTTCCAGAGCCAGGTGATTTCGATGATATAGATAGAGAGACGATCGATGGTGTTAAGGCTAATTACAATGGTTATATAGATAAGATGCTAGAGACAAGGATTAAACAGGCATCGGAGCATATATTAGAGATCGCGAGGATAGGTAATCAATATATAAATAGGAGAGCACCATGGGATGAGATTAAAAGGGATTATAGGAGAGCAGGAACAACTATGTATGTTGCAATAAATATCGTTGCTGTCCTAGCCCTCACCCTATATCCCATAACCCCTGGAGCTGCCCAGAAGATCTGGGCTATGATAGGCTTTGAAGAACCGATCGAGAGAGCTAGATATAGTAGGGATAATATATTTGTTGTCAACAGCGGCAGATCTATTGGGAGGCTTGAGGCTCCATTCAAGAAGCTGCCCCAGGACTTTCTATCTAGGATCGATGAGATAGTGGAGAATGCGAGAAAAAGGGCGCAGGAGGATAGGCCTTCATATCTTAGATTTTGATTACAAGGGCTTCTCAACAGAGATCTTTATTATACCGACCCCGATACTTTCAAGAGAGACACGATAGCCCAATCCCTCGAATAGACCTCTAACAAAGGTATATGTAAGCCTGGTTGTTAGTTCACTCTTACCAACCCCTACCAGCTTTATTTCCATTGAATTCTGTGAGTACTTCTCAACAGAGATCTCCCTTAATGCGAATACCTTCGAAGCCTTTGATACAGCGTCTATCAGAGATTCTATATCATCCTCATAATACCCCTTTATAATAGATGCTACCCTCTTACCCCAGCTCTCCATCTCACTATCTAGCTCCTTGATACACTGCTCACCACACATTGACGCCTTTCTAACGAGGCTCTCGAATAGCTCCATAGGAAGCACTATGGGATCTATAAACGAGGCTATCTTCATAACTGTTGTAAGCTTCTTCAGATCCCTTGGCATGAGCCCCATCTCAAGGAGATCTCCAGCAACACTGAGAGCCTCGGAGGAAAAGCTTGATAAAACAAGGTTAAATCTCCTTGCAAGCGCAGAGATCCTCTTAGCTATAGTATCATCCACAGCAACAGTGGTTCTAGGCATATACACCCCTATAAAATATTAGCAAGGATAATAATAAAATGTTATACTTTAGGCAGAAGGATAGCTACACCAACTTCTACTGCTTACTAACAATGTTTGGATTTACAACTGAAAGCCCCGCCCCTTGAGGGCGATGATGTTGTTAATGCCTATATGCTTGATGCAAGTACCATAGCTAGATGATGAGGCGATTAAGCATGACAACCAAGCCCCAGATGACTATAGATAGGGGCTAACAACCATAGCCCCAGCCTCCGAAAGGGGGATAGAGGTAATTGGCCGGAGACCGCCCGGGGCTAGGCCATGCGAGAGACCAGGGTGATCTACTATAGAATTGAAAGGGAGGAGGTCAGAGCCGAAGCCCTGATCTTAGCTGAAAGTATTATGCTCTATACCAGTTTCGAAGAATTTAGATATGGAAAGCCCGAAGGATATTATTTAGTTCCGAGGAGGTGCTAGAGGAAAACATATAACCCTAGCAAGGTTATGAAGATGAGGAGGGAGCGCTATTCTCCGGGGCACAGGATATAATAGGTTGGATTAAATCTATAGCTGAGAAATGGCAGTCTAGATGGGAGGCTGATGGTGTATACAATGCTGATCCATCTGATAAGAAGAAATTCTTCGTTACAGCCGCTTTCCCCTATCCCAATTCCCCAATACATATAGGGAATGCGAGATCCTATATCCTCGCAG from Sulfolobales archaeon encodes:
- a CDS encoding sulfite exporter TauE/SafE family protein, with amino-acid sequence MIFATGFLGGLIGALTGLGGSAIASPILVNYLGVPLRVAIGSGIIATIANSSTSGASYLAKGLANLRVGYSLAIATMLGSIIGVTINLYVPTKTLYIIFGVVLMIAPLPGLFSRGSGGEFVKKYNAQDPISARLGLRGTYYDERKRATIEYYGSNYILSFLSMLGAGIISGMLGIGAGAFKVLSMDYILGLPFKVSTATSSFMIGLTATSGGIQYMVLGYTDPLLVALLAPGVILGSYVSSNILNKLTSRALRIIFTAVVWFLGINMISRGI
- a CDS encoding DUF763 domain-containing protein, with product MEGIADLPLHSGAVPEWLYRYMERLGRAILRVLIEEFGASEVVRRFSDPLWFQAFNNVIGMDWDSSGSTTVVLRVLKNVSWSEDLGFLVMGGKGAESRKIPEESPVAAKRLGLGEEWGREIQRISYIGAKVDGVLLQDGHSIYIHGIIVSSDGSWTIIQQGMNIDRGYARRYHISSVSFKSLPLDPHEGVASNDILKPLNLMDRDSMETIKAIEDLVSQGASKIIRDIALVDACIRGRRTLIGDPCKGVKREFSIGYYKPVRIDRSLINTINRIQLEGARKIIDLLGIRGLGPETMRALTLVADLIYGYTPSNKDVVSHPIDPFKYSYAHGGKDGVPYRVRRDLIERTIITLEEAVERAKLGDREKIESLKRISRFSSLVLGYKP
- the metG gene encoding methionine--tRNA ligase, producing the protein MGKWVVTAAWPYINSVPHLGTILHLLGADIMARFLRMLGEDVISVSGSDEHGTPIEVEARKKNIDPRRLTDEAHSYIVKLLRRWRIELDNYSRTESEVHKQFVKEFMLRLESKGYIFTQKMVLPYCERDKIFLPDRFVEGKCPRCGYPNARGDQCENCGSLLDPLDLISPRCAICGSRPVLRETIHWFFDLKKLEEPIRKWLEGNRGLWDNVRNYSLNWIKEGLKPRSITRDNEWGIEAPFKGAERKTIYVWFEALLGYLSASKEVLERRGRSFEEFWYDRNTKTIYFIGKDNIPFHAVILPAMLIASDDRYPLPAVISSTEYLLYEGEKFSKSRRIGLWADEALYILEDPDYWRFSLVRMRPEERDTNFSWKEFIRIVNSELNDDIGNFIYRVLSFIDRYFESKVPEPGDFDDIDRETIDGVKANYNGYIDKMLETRIKQASEHILEIARIGNQYINRRAPWDEIKRDYRRAGTTMYVAINIVAVLALTLYPITPGAAQKIWAMIGFEEPIERARYSRDNIFVVNSGRSIGRLEAPFKKLPQDFLSRIDEIVENARKRAQEDRPSYLRF
- a CDS encoding DUF1634 domain-containing protein; translated protein: MKQKPLEMFVNLILRSSVILSLILIVIGLIALFIRGSAAEPVGDSSGLRFRGLNIDRAFEKITSGDPLGILWIAIASLIGGVIASIAVSAYRAYRLGDKVLAIVSIILIIIVMLSAAIGILFRSPH